CTCCCTGCTCCTGGACGACATCGATCTGGGCAACCGGCGGCTGACCATCAGCGGCCGGGTCCGACCGATCGACAAGCTCACCCACGAGATCCTGATCGAATGGCTCGACTACCGGCGCACCCGCTGGCCGCGAACAGCGAACCACCACCTGATCATCAACCAGATGAGCGCAAACGGAACCGGTCCGGCCAGCACCATCTACTTCGCCAAGACAGCACTGCGCGGCCAGGCCGCGACCCTCGAACAGCTGCGCGTCGACCGGCAGCTCCAAGAGGCCCTGGCCCATGGCCCGGACCCGCTCCACTTGGCCGCCGTGTTCGGACTCGACCCCAAAACCGCGATCCGCTACGCTGACAACGCCAGGCAGCTCCTTCAGACCACCGCCGAGGAACAAGACCCCGCCAGTCCCCGCGAACCCAAGGGTCCGAACACCCCATAGAAGCTACACGTTCACCAGTTCACCCCGAAGACCCTTCAGTTCGCGTGAACTCTGGGGAAACCCGGCCCGTGAGGAACATCGATGCAATAAGTCACGCTAAGCACCTTTAGTCGCGATGAACAGCAGCCCCTCGAGGGCTAACGTGATACACCACCTGTTGTAACGGAATATAGGAGTTAGATGCCTGGGGCAATGAGTCGGGCCATCCCGAACAGGTCTGGGCACAGACTGCTCGCGGAGCAACCGTAGTTGCGTGTCAGGTGGCCAAAGATTTCCTCTTTGGCAGAGTCTGGAATCAGGATGCCTTGAAGGTAAGTGACGACACGCTGTTGCTCAAGGCGACGGGGGCGCTGCAATTGTTGTAGTTCTGGCCGGGGAAAGAGAGATGCTGGCCGTAGTAGGTGGAGATGCAACCACCGTAGTCGGCGTCTCTGTAGAGGTTGATCACGTTGGTGAAGATGCCCTTGCCGTATGAGTTGGTTGCGTCGTTAATATGGTCGCCCACGTATTGGACGCCATAAAGCGTCCCCGGCGTGCCTCCGGCCCACGCACCATTCCCGCCATCACACCGGGTTCCTTTCCAAAGCACTACCGTATGGTCTCCCGTACTGCAATCACCCAGATTGGGCACGTCCTCTTGTACGGTAGGTGCAACCAGGGAGGGATGAGGAATGGGTGCGTTCGGTTCGCCTGACTCACTTGAATCAGCGGAAGAAGCCACGTCTTCGATAGCCGCGCCAGATGAGGCGCTGCTCTTAGTGACAGCACCCGTCAGGGCCTCAGATGTCTTGGCCAATTCTGTCTCGCAGTCCTTGACCGCTTTCTCCGCTTCCGGAATCCCTTGCTTTGCATCGTTGAAGAAGGACGTGTCCATGCTGGTGAGAGCCTGCTCGCATTGATCAATGCTGGCTTCGTATGCCTTCAACTGTGCTGTGTTGGAACTGTCCTCGACCAAGTAGTCGTGCGCGTTTCTTGCGTTGGTTAGTTCCACTGCCGCGATGGAGTAGCCCTCACTGACGGTGGCGAAGACATCATCCGCGATCCCGGTCTCCATCTTCGTTACGCCGCTCCGAAACTCATTCAGACTCGACGTGACTTGGCTGTTCGCTTCTGCGGTCGTGGTGGGCACTTCGGGGCCGTAATTCACCACGGGGGTTGGGTCTGAATCGGAACCGGAAGATGCGGTGGGAGAGGCTGCGGTCTCACCTGAGCAGGCACCCAACATCAAGCTACCGACAACAACCGCTGCTCCGAACAGCATTTTCGTATTCGCCATGTTGGATTCCCTCCTTTCGCAAAGGGACACTACAGCGCATCAGCGATCTAGTCGCGGTGAGCGCGCCTGAAGCAGACACGTACGTCCGCCTCGGCCAGTGAGGAACAACCATGCGAAACATTACGATTAGGAAGCGCATCGCTAAGGACCCGCGAAGAAATAAGGTAGGACCTTCACGGCATGTCGCTTGGCAGGATCGTGTAGTTCCACTCGCCGTGGAATTCGTGACGGATCAGAGGTAACGCGTCGATGTCCTGCTGGGTGTAGCTGATCCCGGTGGGGTATTCGCCGGTGTCGAGGACGGCGTGTACGGTGAGGCCGGTTTCGGTGGTGGTGCTGGCGACCAGATCGACGATGGCTTGGTGGCTGATCAGCGGTCGGCCTCGCCAGTTGAGGGTGATCTGGGAGAAGAGCCGGTGCTCGATCTTGTTCCATTTCGAGGTGCCCGGCGGCAGGTGAGTGACCGTGATGGTCAGGCCGGTGTCGGCGGCGAACCGGGCCAGTTCGATCTTCCAGGCCCGGACCCGCGAGCCGTTGGACCCGCCGCCGTCCGCGCAGATGAGGAGCCGGTCGGCGTGCGGGTACCTGTCGCGGCCGATGGTGTCCCACCAAGTGCGCAGGGTGGCCACGACGAACGCGGAGGTGTCGTGGTCGGTGCCGACGCTGACCCAGCCGGTGTTGGCGGACACGTCGTAGACGCCGTATGGGATCGCCTTGCCCAGTTCGGGGTCGGGGAAGTCGTGGACGTTGACCCGTTCCGGTCGCCCGGCGGGGGCGTATTCGCGGCCGCCGTTCTTGAACGCCCCGACGAGTTCCTTCTTCTTGGTGTCCACCGATACGACCGGCTGCCCGGCAGCCGCGTGGTCGGCGACTTGATCGGCGAGGTAGCGGAACTGGGCGTCCCGGTCGGCGTGCTGACGGCCCTCGGTGACCTTGGCGTTGCCCTGCAGGCTGAACCCCATCGACGCCAGCATCCGCGCCACTGTCCGATCCGAAACGGTGTGCCCCTCCCCGGTGAGCACCCCAGCCAGGTGCCGCGTCGACTTGGTCGTCCACACCAGTGGCGACATCGGGTCTCCCCTGGTCTCTGGATCCACCAACTCCAGCAGCCGCGCCGCCAGCACCGGGTCGGTCTCGGCCAGCTTCTTACGCCCCCCGCCCGGTGCCCTGACCCGGGCCTGCGGCTCCGGTCGGCCCTCCATCTCCCGCACGCCACGGGCCACCGTGTCCGGATGCGCCCCGGTGGCCCGCGCGACCGCCTTAATCCCGCCACGGCCCAGCTCCCCGGCCTCCGTGCCCAGGAACAGTCGGCGTTGCCGCTCATCCAAGTGGCCCCTGAGGACCTCGTACCTACGGCCAACAGACTCCGCAAGATCCACGTTGCTGCTCATAGCGCAAACGATAGTGGCCCCGCATCGGGAAACCTACGTTATTATGACGCGCGCCCTAACGATCGTTCGCGGACACCCTCGCAAGTGGGCGATGGCTACGAGGCGGGCACTGTAACGCATCACCACGATCTGAACCGGGCACGGCCCCGGAGGAACCCGGATCAGATCGTGATCAGGAACCCGTCCGTGTCGCGGGCGGGACGAGGTGTGGGCGGCTGGGCCGGGAAGCCAAGAGCGATCATGCCGAGGGGCTGCCAGTCATCAGCGACGCCGAGAACAGAACGCACGACGTCAGGACAGAACACGGTGGAGGAAACCCATGCTGACCCGAGGCCCTCAGCGGACAGCGCGATCATCAGGTTCTGGACGGCGGCTCCTCCGGCCATCAGGAACATGTCTCGTTCGTAGCCAGCCCTCGCCGCGTCGGGATAGTCGTGAGCGGCGCCGCCGAGATCCAGGAATGGAAGCACCAGCTCGGGGGAACATCGCAGCAGAGCACCTCGCTTCAGACGGCGTTCGATGGCGGCATTGTCGAATCCGTCGAGCTGTGCCAGGTCATTGCGCCAGCGCTCGGCCATGGCATCGAGAAGCTCGTCACGACGCTGCTTCGTGCGCAGGTGCAGGAAGCGCCATGGGGATGAGTGATGTGGCGCGGGCGCGGCGATGGCGGCTGCGACGGCGCTTCGGACAAGCGCACTGGGAACGGGCAGGGCAGCGAATTCCCGCACGGTCCGGCGGCTCAGTGGCGCGTGGCGCATGCCGTCGGCGAAGGATTCGCCTGCTCCGCGCCGGAACAGGTCCTCTTGCGCCGGTCGGATCAGGTCAGCCGCGCCTGGACCGTCATCGGCGATGACGGTTGAGGAAATGCCACGGGCTACCGCTACGGGGAGACCAGACGACTTGCCGCGCACGAGGTCGGCCGCCCCGGCGATCTCATCAGCTACCGCGGGTGCGGTGACAGCCAGCGTGTTGCCGTAGCTATCGAAGGCGCCGCTCAGATCGAGAATGGGCCTCATGCCAGCCACTCCGATGGCCGTGTCTGTTTGTCCGAGCCTCCAGGCCCTGCCCAGTGTGTCGGTGACTACGACCGCGAGCGGCGCGACCCCTGTGGCGGACTGAAGCTGGGCTCGCAGTCGCCGGGCCGAACCGTCCGGGTCTTTCGGCAAGAGCACAACGGATCCGGGGGCTGTGTTGCTCGCGTCTACGCCTGCGGCCGCCAGCACGAGCCCGATCTTCGTGCGGACGATGCGAGTGTCCCCGGTCCTGGCCACTACATCGGCGGTTTCGTCGCTTACGGCCTTATCCCGGGCTACGCCGGTGAGCAGGCGACCCTCAGCCTTGGCCACGACCTTGCTGCTGATCAGGATCACGTCGCCGGGTCGCACGCCGAAGGTTCCGTCCGGCCAACACAACGCGGTGAGCGCGTCTCGCAGCTCCGCCACCAGGTCGGTGCTTGGCGTTACCTCGCCGATCCCTGGCACGGCGACGACACTCAGTCCGGACGGGGCGACTGGTAGCCCTGGGCTCGCCTTAGGTCCAGTCACGATCGAACCCGGTCACCCAGATCGATCGCAGCCGCTGCGATCTTCGCCGATTCCACTACGTCGTACATCAGCAGCGGCCGCTCCGCGACCAGCCACCCCTCTTCGCGGAGGGCACTGGAGTGCTCCTCGTCAACGGTGTCGACCAGCCAGGCATCCAGCACGCCGCCATCGCGACGTCTCCCGTAGTGCCGCGCGACATCGCCAGCGGTAGCCGGTACCCCGATAGCCTCCAGACAGCGATCTGCCATCCCGCGGACTGGAGCTCCGCTGATGATGGGCGAGACCCCAACTACCGGAGCAGCGGTCTGCTCCAGGGCCTCCGGAACGCCCGGAACGGACAGGATGGCGCCGATGCTCACTACGGGATTGCTCGGTGCCACGATTACCAGATCCGCTGACACGATCGACTCCACTACCCCTGGGCCCGCTGTGGCGGAGTCGGCGCCGACGTAGGCGAATCCTTCCGCGGGTATGTCAGCGGAGTGTCGGACCCACCATTCTTGGAAGTGCATCGCCCTTGCCTGCGGGTCACGCACGCGAACGTGTGTTTCGACGCGGTCGTTGGTCATGGGCAGAAGGAGCACGCCCGGGTTCCAGCGGGCACACAGCGCCGCGGTCACCTCGTTCAACGGATATCCGGCCGCGAGCATCCCAGTTCGCACGAGATGCGTCGCGAGGTCACGGTCGCCCAGTCCGAACCACGTGTTCGGCAAGCCGTAGGCGCGAAGTTCCTCGTTCACCCGGAAGGCTTCGTCGGATCTTCCCCAGCCCCGCTCCTCGTCCAGCCCCGACCCGAGCGTGTACATGATCGTGTCAAGATCCGGTGAGATGCGCAGTCCGTGCAGCTGAATGTCATCGGCCGTATTGCCGATGACTGTGATCTCGTGCGGTGTGCCGTCATCGGCTGCGACATCTCGAAGCCCGCGCGTGAACCGGGCTCCTCCATGGCCCCCGGCCAACACAGATACGCGCATCGCCCGATCGTGGCAGGCGGCCAGCCCGATCCGATCCTGAGGGTCAAGTATGCGGATTCCTGGCCGCTTCTAGGCTCAGTCTGTGCGAGAACCAAACGATCGGGAGATCCTGCGCGCGCTAAGGCGAGCGGAGAAGGGGATGTCAATAGACCCGCGGGAGGCCGAGTGTCTCTTGGCAGCGCGCGGCGAAAACCTTGAGCGTCTTGTCGCTGTCGGTGGCCGTGTGCGCGATGCGGGGCTCGTCGAGGCGGGGATTCCCGGGCTAATCACTTACTCGCCGAAGGTGTTCATTCCCCTCACCCGCTTGTGCCGGGACCGTTGCCATTACTGCGCATTCGCAACCGACCCGGCGAGCCTCAGGTCTGCTGGCCAGAGCCCCTATCTGAACATGGCTGAGGTCGTCCAGACCGCCAGGTCCGGCGCTCAGGCTGGCTGCACGGAGGCGTTGTTCACGCTCGGCGACGCCCCAGAACTCCGCTGGCCAGCCGCGGCGGAGTGGCTGGACTCGCGTGGCTACGAGGACACGTTCGCGTATCTGCGAGCCGCTGCGATCGCGGTCCTGGAGGAAACGGGGCTGCTTCCGCACTTGAATCCTGGAGTCATGTCTTGGCAGCAGATCCAACGGTTGCGGCCCGTGGCCCCGAGCATGGGCTTGATGCTTGAGTCGTCCAGCCGCCGACTGTTCACCGAGGCGGGCGGTGTCCACTACGGGTCGCCGGACAAGGATCCGGAAGTCAGGCTGCGCTCGATCGCTGATGCTGGGCGCCAGGACGTCCCCTTCACAACGGGCGTTCTCGTCGGGATCGGCGAGAGCGCCGGGGAGCTAATCGACTCGATACTGGCGATTCGCTCACTGGCCCGCGAATACGGTCACATCCAGGAAGTGATCATCCAGAGTTTCCGCGCGAAGCCCGGCACGGTCGCGGGTTCCAGGCCCAGCATGTCCACAGATGCCTACGTAGCGTGCGTTGCTACTGCTCGGATACTGCTTGGTCCACTCATGCGAGTGCAAGTCCCTCCCAACCTCAGTGAGGCGCAGGACCTGGCCAGACTCATAGCCGCGGGTGCCGATGACTTCGGAGGCGTCAGCCCGATAACGCCCGACCACGTGAATCCTGAGCGGCCTTGGCCCGGTGTGGAGGAGCTGCGGTCCTTGACGGTCCGGGCGGGTTTCGAGCTTGTCCCAAGGTTGGCGGTGCATCCTCGGTACGTCAGGGAAATCGAGACGTGGGTTGACCCCAGGCTCCACGAGCACGTATTGGCCTTAGCGAACGCCGAAGGGCTGGCGCAGCGCGAAGCTGCCCCACGCGGCATCCCATGGCAGGAGCCCGACCTGGCACTTTCGGAACTCGCGCTGCTACGTCGTGCCGCGAGATCAGCGGCGAATGGGGGCGGAGTCGCGAACTTCGGGTCCGGGTCAGGCTTGGGCATCGGCGATTCGGTCGCCGCGCAGATGGCCGACCGCGCCCGGCGTATCCGACAGCCCGAGTTCCTACCGCATGATCTGCGAATGGCGATGAACCTCGCTGGACGGGATCCGGCCGCTCTGGCTGCCCCGCGCAACCGGGATTTGGCCGTGGCGTTGATGGCCTGTGACGGCCCGGCTCTCGAAACCGTGTGCCGGATGGCCGATGACGTGCGAGCTGATGCTGTGGGCGAGACGATCACCTACGTCGTCAACAGGAACATCAACTTCACGAACGTCTGCTACTCCGGGTGCCGCTTCTGCGCCTACGCCCAGCGCGAAGATGATCCCGATGCCTTCACGATGAGCCTGGACGAAGTGGGCAAGCGCGTTGTGGAAGCCGCCGACTGTGGCGCGTCTGAGATATGCATGCAGGGCGGCATCCACCCGAGGCTTCCGGGGTCTGCGTACTTTGACCTTGCCCGCGAGGTCAAGCGGCGTGGCCCCGAGTTGCACCTGCACGCATTCAGCCCCATGGAAGTCGTCAATGGCGCGGCACGCAGCGGACTGAGCGTTCGTGAATGGCTGCTGGCCGCGAAGGAGGCGGGCGTCGATTCGATACCCGGAACCGCCGCCGAGATCCTCGATGACGACGTGCGGTGGATCCTGACGAAGGGCAAGCTGCCGTCGCGAGCTTGGATAGACGTCATCTCGCTCGCACACGAGGTTGGGTTGCCGTCGAGCGCGACGATGATGTACGGGCACGTCGACGGGCCGGAGCAGTGGGTCGATCACATCGTCACGATCCGTCGGGTCCAAGAAGCGACGGGCGGATTCACCGAATTCGTGCCGCTGCCGTTCGTTCACCAGCAGGCGCCCATCTACCTATCCGGAGTGGCCCGACCCGGTCCAACGCGCCGCGACAATCGAGCTGTGCACGCGCTAGCTCGTTTGATGTTGTTCGGCGCCATTGATCACGTTCAGGCTTCTTGGGTCAAGCTGGGGGAGGACGGCTGCGCTGAAGTGCTCAACGGCGGCGCGGATGACATGGGCGGCACGCTCATGGAGGAGTCGATCTCCCGAATGGCCGGATCCCAGCACGGAACCAGCCGAACACCCAGCCAGATGGCGGCCTTGGCGACTCTGGCCGGCCGTTCCTGCGCCCCCAGGACCACGGTCTACGGGGCTGCCCACGGAGCTGTCGCAGCTACTTGATTCAGGCCGCGTGGGGAAGTTGTCAACAGGCTTGGAACCCAAGATGTGCCACATTGTCGGGTTTCTATCCACAGATCTTGGAATTTCGCTTGACCAAGGCGA
The Candidatus Nanopelagicales bacterium DNA segment above includes these coding regions:
- the cofD gene encoding 2-phospho-L-lactate transferase produces the protein MRVSVLAGGHGGARFTRGLRDVAADDGTPHEITVIGNTADDIQLHGLRISPDLDTIMYTLGSGLDEERGWGRSDEAFRVNEELRAYGLPNTWFGLGDRDLATHLVRTGMLAAGYPLNEVTAALCARWNPGVLLLPMTNDRVETHVRVRDPQARAMHFQEWWVRHSADIPAEGFAYVGADSATAGPGVVESIVSADLVIVAPSNPVVSIGAILSVPGVPEALEQTAAPVVGVSPIISGAPVRGMADRCLEAIGVPATAGDVARHYGRRRDGGVLDAWLVDTVDEEHSSALREEGWLVAERPLLMYDVVESAKIAAAAIDLGDRVRS
- a CDS encoding bifunctional FO biosynthesis protein CofGH; its protein translation is MREPNDREILRALRRAEKGMSIDPREAECLLAARGENLERLVAVGGRVRDAGLVEAGIPGLITYSPKVFIPLTRLCRDRCHYCAFATDPASLRSAGQSPYLNMAEVVQTARSGAQAGCTEALFTLGDAPELRWPAAAEWLDSRGYEDTFAYLRAAAIAVLEETGLLPHLNPGVMSWQQIQRLRPVAPSMGLMLESSSRRLFTEAGGVHYGSPDKDPEVRLRSIADAGRQDVPFTTGVLVGIGESAGELIDSILAIRSLAREYGHIQEVIIQSFRAKPGTVAGSRPSMSTDAYVACVATARILLGPLMRVQVPPNLSEAQDLARLIAAGADDFGGVSPITPDHVNPERPWPGVEELRSLTVRAGFELVPRLAVHPRYVREIETWVDPRLHEHVLALANAEGLAQREAAPRGIPWQEPDLALSELALLRRAARSAANGGGVANFGSGSGLGIGDSVAAQMADRARRIRQPEFLPHDLRMAMNLAGRDPAALAAPRNRDLAVALMACDGPALETVCRMADDVRADAVGETITYVVNRNINFTNVCYSGCRFCAYAQREDDPDAFTMSLDEVGKRVVEAADCGASEICMQGGIHPRLPGSAYFDLAREVKRRGPELHLHAFSPMEVVNGAARSGLSVREWLLAAKEAGVDSIPGTAAEILDDDVRWILTKGKLPSRAWIDVISLAHEVGLPSSATMMYGHVDGPEQWVDHIVTIRRVQEATGGFTEFVPLPFVHQQAPIYLSGVARPGPTRRDNRAVHALARLMLFGAIDHVQASWVKLGEDGCAEVLNGGADDMGGTLMEESISRMAGSQHGTSRTPSQMAALATLAGRSCAPRTTVYGAAHGAVAAT
- a CDS encoding coenzyme F420-0:L-glutamate ligase; the protein is MTGPKASPGLPVAPSGLSVVAVPGIGEVTPSTDLVAELRDALTALCWPDGTFGVRPGDVILISSKVVAKAEGRLLTGVARDKAVSDETADVVARTGDTRIVRTKIGLVLAAAGVDASNTAPGSVVLLPKDPDGSARRLRAQLQSATGVAPLAVVVTDTLGRAWRLGQTDTAIGVAGMRPILDLSGAFDSYGNTLAVTAPAVADEIAGAADLVRGKSSGLPVAVARGISSTVIADDGPGAADLIRPAQEDLFRRGAGESFADGMRHAPLSRRTVREFAALPVPSALVRSAVAAAIAAPAPHHSSPWRFLHLRTKQRRDELLDAMAERWRNDLAQLDGFDNAAIERRLKRGALLRCSPELVLPFLDLGGAAHDYPDAARAGYERDMFLMAGGAAVQNLMIALSAEGLGSAWVSSTVFCPDVVRSVLGVADDWQPLGMIALGFPAQPPTPRPARDTDGFLITI